In the genome of Paenibacillus sp. FSL R5-0766, one region contains:
- a CDS encoding glycine betaine/L-proline ABC transporter ATP-binding protein yields the protein MTILEVRNVSKLFGPQTEQGLQLLEQGWGKEKLAKEKQITVGVNRVNMDIKEGEIFVIMGLSGSGKSTLVRMFNRLIEPTSGEILVHGKDLRKMNKEQLREVRRKTISMVFQKFALFPHRTVLDNVEYGLEIQKVDKEVRREKAKTSLELVGLKGWEDKMPDELSGGMQQRVGLARALANDPEVLLMDEAFSALDPLIRRDMQDELIELQDKMKKTIIFITHDLDEALRIGDRIALMKDGAVVQIGTPEEIMIQPANSYVARFVEDVDLSKVLTASHVMRRPETITLDRGPRVALELMRESGVSNLFVIDRSKKLLGVITAEDASRAMRENKVLKDILITDGPTVSPETLIHELFEIVSSAHVPLAVVGENGRLQGVIVRGALLGALSGEVAVKEELVNDSQNTTSVVD from the coding sequence ATGACCATACTTGAAGTGAGAAACGTAAGTAAATTGTTTGGACCCCAAACCGAGCAAGGTCTGCAATTACTGGAGCAAGGTTGGGGTAAAGAAAAGTTGGCCAAAGAAAAACAGATAACGGTTGGTGTCAACCGGGTCAACATGGACATTAAGGAAGGCGAAATTTTCGTTATTATGGGGCTGTCTGGTAGTGGTAAATCCACACTGGTTCGGATGTTCAATCGTCTGATTGAACCAACATCCGGAGAAATTCTGGTCCATGGTAAGGATCTACGCAAGATGAACAAAGAACAATTGCGCGAAGTGCGCCGGAAAACGATTAGCATGGTCTTCCAGAAGTTTGCGTTATTCCCGCACCGTACCGTTCTTGATAATGTGGAGTATGGATTGGAAATACAAAAAGTAGATAAGGAAGTACGCCGGGAGAAGGCAAAAACCTCACTTGAGCTGGTTGGCCTTAAGGGCTGGGAAGACAAAATGCCAGATGAACTCAGTGGCGGGATGCAGCAACGTGTCGGCTTAGCGCGTGCACTTGCCAATGACCCGGAAGTACTACTGATGGATGAAGCCTTCAGTGCACTTGATCCATTGATTCGTCGTGATATGCAAGATGAGTTGATCGAGCTTCAGGATAAAATGAAAAAGACCATTATTTTCATTACCCATGACTTGGACGAAGCGCTGCGCATCGGCGATCGTATTGCCCTCATGAAAGACGGCGCAGTTGTGCAGATCGGTACACCGGAAGAAATCATGATTCAACCGGCCAACTCATATGTGGCCCGCTTCGTCGAAGACGTGGATCTGTCCAAGGTCCTTACAGCATCTCACGTAATGCGTCGCCCTGAAACAATCACGCTTGACCGCGGACCTCGCGTTGCCCTCGAATTAATGCGCGAAAGTGGCGTTTCCAACCTGTTTGTCATTGACCGTTCGAAGAAGCTGCTTGGTGTCATTACAGCAGAAGACGCTTCTCGTGCGATGCGTGAAAACAAAGTATTAAAAGACATTCTGATCACGGACGGGCCTACTGTGTCGCCTGAGACCCTGATTCATGAATTGTTCGAAATTGTAAGTTCAGCCCATGTGCCTCTCGCTGTTGTTGGTGAGAATGGCCGTCTGCAAGGTGTTATCGTCCGCGGTGCCCTGCTGGGTGCACTTAGCGGTGAAGTTGCAGTAAAGGAGGAACTTGTGAATGATTCCCAAAATACCACTAGCGTCGTGGATTGA
- a CDS encoding glycine betaine ABC transporter substrate-binding protein, whose amino-acid sequence MIPKIPLASWIESIVDWMSSSLSGLFNVISTVIQAVVGYFSGLFLLPHPLLFIAILGVLAFLVGRLPLTLFTVIGFLLVDNLGYWSQSMDTLGLVITSGLVSILLGVPVGIWLAYSKTAARIITPLLDFMQTMPAFVYLLPAVTFFSLGVVPGVIASVIFAIPPTIRLTHLGIRQVSGELVEAADAFGSTSMQKLFKVQLPLALPTVMSGINQTIMLSLSMVVIASMIGAQGIGAEVYRAVTQLQIGKGFEAGLAVVVLAIVLDRFTQNVFMPGRKKTSRITAKQKAWITAAATFLVLVAGFSQYFVGGTTSAGGNNSAANAVGQEVSYQIIGIDPGAGIMKSAAKAIEDYKLTDWTLIEGSGAAMTATLDKAIKNEDPIIITGWTPHWMFNKYDLKYLEDPEKSFGDAEEIHTIARKGLKEDHPVAFEFLSRFQWTSDEMGEMMTAIQGGTSAEEAAKAYAEKHADQIAEWTKGLTPVNGDAFKLSYVAWDSEIASTNLLKYVMENELGYKVNALQVEAGPMWTGVASGDVDASPAAWLPLTHADYWERYKDQVDDLGANMTGVRTGLVVPSYMTEVNSIADLETGAASSTPSASANVGEEVNHQIVGIDPGAGLMKATANAIKHYDLSNWNLIEGSGAAMTASLDKAYKNEEPIIVTGWTPHWMFNQYDLKYLDDPDLIFGDAEEVHTVGRKGIKEDHPVAYEFFSRFNWTADQMSEIMVDIQKGVSPEEAAKTYAEKHPDQIEEWTKGLTPVKGDNLRLGYVAWDSEIASTNLMKYVLETDLGYTVKALQVEAGPMWAGLAAGDIDASPAVWLPLTHGDYWKTYGDKIEDIAVSMTGVKQGLVVPTYMDINSVEDLKDN is encoded by the coding sequence ATGATTCCCAAAATACCACTAGCGTCGTGGATTGAATCCATCGTTGACTGGATGAGCTCCTCGCTATCCGGATTGTTTAATGTAATTTCCACCGTTATTCAAGCGGTTGTCGGATATTTCTCCGGGCTGTTTTTGCTGCCCCATCCGCTCCTGTTCATTGCCATATTGGGTGTTCTTGCATTCCTCGTAGGACGACTCCCACTGACACTATTTACGGTTATCGGGTTCTTGCTCGTAGATAACTTGGGATACTGGTCCCAATCGATGGACACACTCGGTCTGGTTATCACTTCAGGATTGGTTTCGATCCTGCTTGGTGTGCCTGTCGGAATCTGGCTTGCATACAGTAAAACTGCGGCGCGTATCATTACACCGCTGCTTGACTTCATGCAGACAATGCCTGCATTTGTCTACTTGCTGCCTGCGGTTACATTCTTTAGTCTAGGTGTCGTTCCAGGTGTTATCGCGTCTGTTATATTTGCGATTCCCCCAACGATTCGTCTGACTCACCTGGGTATCAGACAGGTATCTGGTGAATTGGTTGAAGCAGCCGATGCATTCGGCTCAACTTCCATGCAAAAGTTGTTCAAAGTACAACTTCCACTCGCTTTGCCTACCGTGATGTCCGGTATTAACCAGACCATCATGTTGTCACTATCCATGGTTGTTATTGCATCCATGATCGGTGCACAAGGTATTGGTGCGGAAGTCTATCGTGCTGTAACACAACTACAAATCGGTAAAGGTTTCGAAGCCGGTCTGGCCGTTGTTGTACTCGCGATTGTTCTGGACCGTTTTACACAAAATGTGTTTATGCCAGGTCGCAAAAAGACCTCACGTATTACAGCCAAGCAAAAAGCATGGATCACTGCTGCGGCAACATTCCTTGTGCTTGTAGCTGGTTTCTCACAATACTTCGTTGGTGGCACAACTTCGGCTGGTGGCAACAATTCAGCAGCCAATGCTGTAGGTCAAGAAGTGAGCTACCAGATTATTGGTATCGATCCAGGGGCTGGTATCATGAAGTCTGCTGCAAAAGCGATCGAAGACTATAAATTGACTGACTGGACTCTGATTGAAGGATCTGGTGCAGCCATGACGGCCACACTGGACAAAGCGATCAAAAATGAAGATCCAATCATTATTACAGGTTGGACTCCACACTGGATGTTCAACAAGTATGATCTGAAATATCTGGAAGACCCTGAGAAATCTTTCGGTGATGCTGAAGAAATTCATACCATCGCCCGTAAAGGTCTGAAAGAAGATCACCCTGTTGCGTTTGAATTCCTGTCCCGTTTCCAATGGACCTCGGATGAAATGGGTGAAATGATGACTGCTATCCAGGGTGGCACATCCGCAGAAGAAGCAGCTAAAGCTTATGCCGAGAAACATGCCGATCAGATTGCTGAGTGGACCAAAGGTCTGACTCCAGTGAACGGTGATGCATTCAAACTGAGCTATGTGGCTTGGGATTCCGAAATCGCAAGTACCAACTTGCTGAAATATGTGATGGAAAACGAATTGGGTTATAAAGTTAACGCTCTGCAAGTCGAAGCCGGACCGATGTGGACGGGTGTTGCCTCAGGCGACGTAGATGCCTCTCCAGCAGCTTGGCTGCCATTGACACACGCAGACTACTGGGAACGTTACAAAGACCAGGTGGACGATCTGGGGGCCAATATGACAGGTGTACGTACAGGCCTCGTGGTTCCTAGTTACATGACCGAAGTCAATTCGATTGCAGATCTGGAGACAGGTGCCGCTTCTTCCACTCCATCGGCAAGTGCTAATGTGGGTGAAGAGGTTAATCACCAAATCGTTGGTATTGATCCAGGTGCAGGTCTGATGAAGGCCACAGCAAACGCCATTAAGCATTATGATTTGTCTAACTGGAATCTGATTGAAGGCTCTGGAGCCGCGATGACTGCATCGCTGGACAAAGCTTATAAAAATGAAGAACCAATCATCGTTACGGGTTGGACTCCGCACTGGATGTTCAATCAGTATGATCTGAAGTATTTGGACGACCCCGACTTGATTTTTGGCGATGCAGAGGAAGTTCACACGGTTGGACGTAAGGGAATCAAAGAAGATCATCCCGTTGCCTATGAGTTCTTCTCTCGTTTTAATTGGACTGCGGATCAAATGAGTGAAATCATGGTAGACATTCAAAAGGGCGTTTCGCCTGAAGAAGCTGCCAAGACTTATGCAGAAAAACATCCGGACCAAATTGAAGAGTGGACCAAAGGGTTAACCCCTGTTAAAGGTGACAATTTACGTCTCGGTTATGTTGCATGGGACTCTGAGATTGCGAGTACCAACCTGATGAAGTATGTGCTGGAGACAGATCTCGGTTATACCGTCAAAGCACTACAAGTTGAAGCTGGCCCCATGTGGGCAGGCTTGGCAGCAGGTGATATCGATGCTTCTCCAGCCGTATGGCTCCCGCTTACACATGGAGACTACTGGAAAACATATGGAGACAAGATCGAAGATATCGCTGTCAGTATGACTGGAGTCAAGCAAGGTCTGGTTGTTCCAACGTATATGGATATCAACTCTGTTGAAGACTTAAAAGATAATTAA
- a CDS encoding carbohydrate ABC transporter permease: protein MSATWTKTLLYVLLTICAALVLYPVMYTFFMAVMTPEDASAYPPHIIPNSIDLSNFSEVFDIVPIGRFIGNTFLVAGLTTLGQLITASMAAYAFAKMQFKGKNFIFSMFVATMMIPWEVTMIPNYLTVRSWGWLDSYQGLTVPFLATAFGTFLLRQFFMQLPKELFEAARIDGCGHIRYFISHVLPLSRPALGTLAIYSFLSMYNSYLWPLLVTNTPEMRTAQIGISMLEFQESTAWNLVFAGTAMVILPSLLLLIFGLKQLVRGMAAGALKG from the coding sequence ATGAGTGCGACATGGACCAAAACGCTGTTGTATGTATTACTGACGATCTGTGCAGCGCTTGTATTGTATCCGGTGATGTACACCTTTTTCATGGCCGTGATGACGCCGGAAGATGCGAGTGCTTATCCGCCGCATATCATTCCAAATTCAATCGATCTGTCCAACTTTAGCGAAGTATTCGATATTGTTCCGATCGGTCGATTTATCGGCAATACCTTTCTTGTCGCAGGACTGACAACGCTTGGTCAATTGATTACAGCGAGTATGGCAGCCTATGCTTTTGCGAAAATGCAGTTCAAAGGCAAAAACTTCATCTTCAGCATGTTTGTCGCAACGATGATGATTCCATGGGAAGTGACGATGATCCCCAACTACCTGACAGTTCGCAGCTGGGGCTGGCTGGATAGTTACCAGGGGCTTACCGTGCCGTTTCTGGCAACGGCGTTTGGTACATTCCTGCTGAGACAGTTCTTCATGCAACTGCCCAAGGAATTGTTCGAGGCAGCGAGGATCGACGGTTGTGGTCATATCCGCTATTTTATATCGCACGTCTTGCCATTGTCCCGTCCGGCACTTGGAACACTGGCAATCTATTCATTCTTAAGCATGTACAATTCGTATCTCTGGCCGCTGCTGGTGACAAATACACCAGAAATGAGAACCGCACAGATCGGGATCTCGATGCTGGAGTTCCAGGAATCCACGGCGTGGAATCTTGTATTTGCCGGAACAGCAATGGTCATTCTACCATCCTTGCTGTTATTGATCTTCGGGTTGAAACAGCTTGTCCGCGGAATGGCCGCAGGCGCGCTGAAGGGGTAA
- a CDS encoding ABC transporter substrate-binding protein: MKKRGTFALMLAALMLVISACGTKAETSSPASGAPAEAAAAETTQLTWWHSMSGAGEKAINQLASDFNASHPEIQVKPIYQGKYDESLNKLKASMGSDSGPDIIQVYEIGSKFMIDSGMITPVQQFIDKDQFDLSQLEPNIIRYYTIDGKLNAMPFNTSNPILYYNKDMFKAAGLDPENPPKTYEEFEQAAKALAKDGKPGASMAIYGWFMEQFFANQNADYVNNGNGRTEAATESLLNSEAGVKTLTWWKKMIDEKTLSNLGRSTDDTTAAFTAQQIGMTLDSTAGLRKIVEGSGGKFELGTGFLPRPADAKEGGVVVGGASLYIMNNKSEAQQQAAWEFIKYLATPEVQANWSVATGYFPITTAAYNEQVLKDNMAKYPQFQTAVDQLHASADSTATSGALMGVFPEARQLVEGAIETVLNGQGTPQEALDAAAKQITDKIAQYNSTVKK, encoded by the coding sequence TTGAAAAAAAGGGGAACATTTGCATTAATGCTGGCTGCACTCATGTTGGTCATCTCCGCTTGCGGAACAAAAGCTGAAACAAGCAGCCCGGCAAGTGGAGCACCAGCAGAAGCAGCTGCAGCTGAAACAACACAATTGACGTGGTGGCACTCCATGTCTGGCGCAGGGGAGAAAGCCATTAACCAACTCGCTTCCGACTTTAACGCTAGCCATCCGGAAATTCAGGTAAAACCCATCTATCAAGGGAAGTACGATGAAAGTCTGAACAAGCTCAAAGCATCCATGGGCTCAGACAGCGGTCCTGACATTATCCAGGTCTACGAGATCGGTAGCAAGTTCATGATTGATTCAGGCATGATTACGCCAGTACAACAGTTCATCGACAAGGATCAGTTCGACCTGTCCCAACTGGAGCCAAACATCATCCGATACTACACCATCGATGGCAAATTGAACGCGATGCCGTTTAACACATCGAACCCGATTCTGTACTACAACAAGGATATGTTCAAAGCAGCAGGTTTGGACCCGGAGAACCCGCCGAAGACGTATGAAGAGTTTGAACAAGCGGCAAAAGCATTGGCGAAAGATGGTAAGCCAGGTGCATCCATGGCGATCTACGGCTGGTTTATGGAACAGTTCTTCGCAAACCAGAATGCAGATTATGTAAACAATGGAAACGGAAGAACCGAAGCAGCTACAGAGTCTCTGCTGAACTCCGAAGCTGGAGTGAAGACATTAACGTGGTGGAAAAAGATGATCGACGAGAAAACCCTCTCCAATTTGGGGCGTAGCACAGACGATACGACAGCAGCATTTACAGCACAACAAATCGGTATGACCCTCGATTCCACTGCTGGCCTGCGTAAAATCGTAGAAGGTTCAGGTGGGAAGTTTGAACTGGGAACAGGCTTCCTGCCTCGTCCAGCGGATGCCAAAGAAGGCGGCGTTGTGGTGGGTGGAGCAAGCTTGTACATCATGAACAACAAATCGGAAGCACAACAACAAGCGGCATGGGAATTCATAAAGTACTTGGCTACACCAGAGGTGCAAGCGAACTGGAGTGTTGCGACAGGATACTTCCCTATTACGACAGCAGCCTACAATGAGCAAGTATTAAAGGATAATATGGCGAAGTACCCGCAATTCCAGACAGCAGTCGATCAATTGCACGCTTCCGCCGATTCGACAGCAACATCCGGGGCATTAATGGGTGTATTCCCGGAAGCGAGACAACTTGTCGAAGGAGCGATTGAAACGGTCCTGAATGGACAAGGTACACCACAGGAAGCATTGGATGCAGCAGCCAAACAAATTACAGACAAGATTGCGCAATATAACAGTACGGTGAAGAAATAA
- a CDS encoding GbsR/MarR family transcriptional regulator, which yields MGLDHLQEEQQATVLKIRKRVIEAIGRNMDLYGVTLSTGHLYGLLFFADKPMTLDDMGREMEMSKTSMSTGVRTLLDLKMVNKVWSKGSRKDLYEVEYDWHQTFTDYFAIKWRKAVESNLQILRKSIDELNRLVEDLDEEADAELIHILMEDKHKVLQAEAYYKWLDRLIDTMEDEEIYKLVPKEEIKEHS from the coding sequence ATGGGCTTGGACCATTTACAAGAGGAACAGCAGGCAACCGTGCTGAAGATTCGTAAACGCGTCATTGAAGCCATTGGACGTAATATGGATCTTTACGGCGTTACGCTGTCAACGGGACACTTATATGGATTGCTATTTTTTGCAGACAAACCAATGACCCTTGACGATATGGGACGGGAAATGGAAATGAGCAAAACGAGTATGAGTACAGGTGTACGAACACTGCTGGATTTGAAAATGGTAAATAAAGTGTGGAGCAAGGGCTCCAGAAAAGACCTATATGAAGTCGAATATGACTGGCATCAGACGTTTACGGATTATTTTGCAATTAAGTGGAGAAAAGCCGTGGAGAGTAACCTTCAGATTCTACGCAAATCAATTGATGAACTGAATCGATTAGTCGAAGATCTGGATGAAGAGGCGGATGCTGAACTTATCCACATCCTGATGGAAGACAAACACAAAGTTTTGCAAGCGGAAGCATATTACAAATGGTTGGATCGGTTGATTGATACCATGGAAGATGAAGAGATATACAAGCTGGTTCCGAAAGAAGAGATTAAGGAACATTCATAA
- a CDS encoding immunity 17 family protein, translated as MQEQPVLIALFAIAAGIFSLLGGINNWDWFMKSFRAGIFVKTIGRQGARVVYGILGVVMIVIGVLLLLIG; from the coding sequence ATGCAAGAACAACCCGTTTTAATCGCGCTATTTGCCATAGCGGCAGGAATTTTTAGTTTACTCGGTGGTATCAACAATTGGGATTGGTTTATGAAGAGTTTCAGAGCAGGAATTTTTGTGAAGACTATTGGAAGACAGGGCGCAAGAGTGGTATATGGTATTCTCGGTGTTGTCATGATTGTCATTGGTGTACTACTGTTACTGATCGGATAG
- a CDS encoding APC family permease — protein sequence MLGKMKRILIGKPMKSAELDGEKLGKWKALAILSSDALSSVAYGTEQILLVLVAAGFAALWYSVPISIAVLGLLVILIFSYRQTIFAYPTGGGAYIVAKDNLGTTSSLIAGGSLLVDYILTVAVSSSAGTDAITSAFPMLHDYSVVIALIMIVFLTIMNLRGVTESASVLAIPIYLFIFSIAVLIISGGIKFLAGGMEAAAPEFGTSLSHVSMFLLLKAFSSGCSALTGVEAVSNAIPNFKQPAEKNAAGTLLLMGCILGAMFIGITLLAYGYGVKPDPKATVISQIAEATFGRGTMYFIIQGVTALILFLAANTAYSAFPLLSFMMAKDKYMPHAFMVRGDRLGFSNGIIFLSVMSALLVVGFKGNTESLIPLYAVGVFIPFTLSQLGMMIRWIKVKPSGWQMKLLVNTVGMLTTLSITLIFIFTKFTQTWVIFIFLPLVVYVFMRIHRHYCNIADELRIDIQVDKPAKKGNTIVIPVAGITRVVMNTISYAQTMSDHVVALYIGFDDEAIRKMEQKWEEWNPGVRLVVIKSRYRSIMGPLKKFIDTVEWKTAETDHITVLIPQFITKHWWQNVLHNQTSFMIRAYLINYKDVIVTTVPYHLNR from the coding sequence ATGCTTGGCAAAATGAAGAGAATCTTAATAGGCAAGCCCATGAAATCGGCTGAACTGGATGGAGAAAAATTGGGGAAATGGAAGGCACTCGCCATCCTGTCCTCAGATGCCCTATCGTCCGTTGCCTACGGTACGGAACAGATTTTGCTGGTGCTCGTTGCGGCCGGATTCGCCGCCCTGTGGTACTCTGTTCCGATTTCCATCGCCGTGCTGGGATTACTCGTCATTTTAATTTTTTCCTATCGCCAGACGATATTTGCTTATCCAACAGGGGGCGGCGCTTATATCGTAGCCAAGGATAACCTGGGTACAACATCCAGTCTGATTGCCGGAGGATCTCTGCTGGTCGATTATATTCTGACCGTTGCGGTAAGTTCGTCCGCAGGGACGGATGCGATTACGTCGGCTTTTCCTATGCTGCATGACTACAGTGTTGTGATTGCTCTGATTATGATAGTTTTTCTAACGATTATGAATTTGCGGGGAGTAACGGAGTCAGCGTCTGTGCTGGCGATCCCGATTTATCTCTTTATCTTTTCGATTGCGGTTCTGATTATCTCGGGCGGAATCAAATTTCTTGCCGGGGGGATGGAAGCAGCTGCACCTGAATTCGGAACAAGTCTATCCCATGTAAGTATGTTTCTATTATTGAAAGCATTCAGCTCCGGTTGTTCGGCCTTGACTGGTGTGGAAGCGGTAAGTAACGCAATCCCGAACTTCAAGCAGCCAGCCGAGAAAAATGCCGCAGGTACATTACTGCTTATGGGTTGTATATTGGGAGCCATGTTCATCGGCATCACTTTACTGGCTTATGGATATGGAGTGAAGCCTGATCCCAAAGCAACGGTCATTTCCCAGATTGCTGAAGCAACATTTGGCAGGGGCACGATGTATTTTATCATCCAGGGTGTAACGGCACTGATCCTGTTCCTGGCAGCCAACACAGCTTATTCGGCTTTTCCGCTGTTATCCTTCATGATGGCAAAGGATAAATACATGCCGCATGCATTTATGGTCAGAGGTGACCGGCTTGGTTTCTCAAACGGGATCATTTTCCTCAGTGTGATGTCTGCGCTACTGGTGGTCGGGTTCAAAGGAAATACGGAAAGCCTGATTCCGCTCTATGCGGTAGGGGTGTTCATTCCATTTACCCTGTCACAGCTCGGTATGATGATTCGCTGGATCAAAGTGAAGCCATCTGGCTGGCAGATGAAGTTACTGGTCAATACCGTCGGTATGCTGACTACATTATCGATTACCCTGATCTTTATTTTCACCAAGTTCACGCAGACATGGGTCATCTTTATCTTTTTGCCACTCGTTGTTTATGTGTTCATGCGTATTCACCGTCATTATTGCAACATCGCCGATGAGCTGCGGATTGATATTCAGGTAGATAAGCCAGCCAAGAAAGGCAATACGATAGTCATTCCTGTTGCGGGCATTACCCGGGTCGTCATGAATACGATCAGTTACGCCCAGACGATGTCGGATCACGTGGTCGCACTCTACATTGGCTTCGATGATGAGGCGATACGCAAGATGGAGCAGAAGTGGGAGGAGTGGAATCCAGGTGTTCGTCTGGTTGTGATCAAATCGAGATACCGCAGCATTATGGGGCCGCTCAAGAAATTCATTGATACCGTAGAGTGGAAAACGGCTGAGACCGATCACATCACCGTATTAATCCCGCAATTCATCACCAAGCACTGGTGGCAAAATGTACTGCACAACCAGACCAGCTTCATGATCCGGGCCTATCTGATCAATTACAAAGACGTGATTGTCACCACGGTGCCATATCATCTTAATCGTTAA
- a CDS encoding sugar ABC transporter permease: MSELDNRISLPAAKRRVSGTSARRTASLRVQRMRENLLAYGFLAPSLLLFAVFLFYPMFKSVYLSLHSTDPTGQIAAYVGLDNFKAVFQSGLFMQGMKVTLLFVLFTVPTGMLAALILAALTHNRFKGMRVFQFVFSLPVVLSVGSSAVIWKFLFHPTLGMLNYLLGKVGIDPIPWLTSPDWALISISIMTIWMNLGFNYIILSSGLAGIPDEIYESAKIDGAGPLLTFRKISMPLLSPTLFFVTVVSIIGAFQSFGQINILTRGGPMDSTNVFVYSIYQEAFVNFRFGTGSAQALILFVVIMLLTLIQFKWVERKVHYQ; the protein is encoded by the coding sequence ATGAGTGAGCTTGATAACCGGATCAGCTTGCCCGCCGCCAAACGGCGCGTATCCGGTACGAGTGCGCGCCGGACAGCCTCGCTGCGTGTGCAGCGAATGCGGGAGAATCTGCTGGCCTATGGTTTCCTGGCACCATCGCTGCTTTTGTTTGCAGTGTTTCTGTTTTACCCGATGTTTAAATCTGTGTATCTCAGTCTGCATTCCACAGATCCGACGGGACAGATTGCGGCTTATGTAGGACTGGATAACTTCAAGGCTGTGTTCCAATCAGGACTGTTTATGCAAGGGATGAAAGTGACGTTACTATTTGTGCTGTTTACAGTCCCCACAGGTATGTTGGCTGCTCTGATTCTGGCTGCACTGACTCACAACCGGTTCAAGGGAATGCGTGTGTTCCAATTTGTATTTTCTCTGCCCGTGGTGTTATCCGTCGGTTCGTCAGCGGTGATCTGGAAGTTTCTATTCCATCCGACCCTGGGCATGCTGAATTATCTGCTTGGCAAAGTAGGTATTGATCCAATTCCTTGGCTTACCAGCCCGGATTGGGCGTTGATCTCGATCTCCATCATGACAATCTGGATGAATCTAGGGTTCAACTACATTATTCTATCCAGTGGTCTGGCAGGCATCCCGGATGAGATCTATGAAAGTGCCAAGATTGACGGTGCAGGACCATTGCTGACGTTTCGCAAAATTTCGATGCCGCTACTGTCACCAACGTTATTCTTTGTCACGGTTGTATCGATCATTGGTGCTTTTCAATCGTTCGGTCAGATCAACATTCTAACCCGGGGTGGCCCGATGGACAGTACAAATGTTTTTGTATATTCCATCTATCAGGAAGCCTTCGTTAATTTCCGCTTTGGTACAGGTAGTGCACAGGCGCTGATCCTGTTTGTGGTGATTATGCTGCTGACCCTGATCCAGTTCAAATGGGTAGAAAGGAAAGTGCATTACCAATGA
- the rhaD gene encoding rhamnulose-1-phosphate aldolase codes for MNVTLTNETTQTAGFHIPFVREMAEITQHMWKNGWDERNGGNVSYLLEEEEVAQYIDIHHVIRKIKPAFSVQELAGKYFIVTASGKYFKNVLADPESNLGLLRVSQDGQELEVLWGLKSGANPTSELPTHFMSHIERLKLDPNHRVVMHNHATHVLAMTFIHELDEATFTKTLWQMCTECVVVFPDGIGIIPWMIPGSNEIGRETAEKMKEYHAVIWPQHGIFGTGTTIDEAFGLIETIEKAAQVFMLVAGHEIRQRITDEQLTTLAQAFGVTPRPGILGS; via the coding sequence ATGAACGTGACCCTTACCAATGAAACAACGCAGACTGCAGGTTTCCATATTCCATTTGTCCGTGAGATGGCTGAGATTACACAACATATGTGGAAAAATGGCTGGGATGAGCGTAATGGCGGTAATGTCAGCTATCTGCTGGAGGAAGAGGAAGTTGCCCAATATATTGATATCCATCATGTGATTCGCAAGATCAAACCGGCATTTTCGGTGCAAGAGCTGGCAGGCAAGTATTTTATCGTAACCGCATCGGGCAAATATTTCAAAAATGTACTCGCTGATCCCGAAAGCAATCTGGGGTTGCTACGTGTATCGCAAGATGGTCAGGAACTGGAAGTGCTGTGGGGATTGAAGTCGGGGGCGAACCCAACAAGTGAATTGCCTACACATTTCATGAGCCATATTGAACGTCTGAAATTGGACCCGAACCACCGTGTTGTTATGCACAATCATGCGACTCATGTGCTGGCGATGACGTTTATCCACGAATTGGATGAGGCAACATTCACGAAGACGTTGTGGCAGATGTGCACGGAGTGTGTGGTTGTATTCCCGGATGGAATTGGCATTATTCCATGGATGATTCCTGGATCGAATGAGATTGGCCGCGAAACGGCTGAGAAAATGAAAGAATATCACGCGGTCATCTGGCCGCAACATGGCATCTTTGGAACAGGCACAACGATTGATGAGGCTTTTGGTCTGATTGAGACGATTGAGAAGGCAGCCCAGGTGTTTATGCTGGTTGCCGGTCACGAGATCCGGCAGAGAATTACGGATGAGCAGCTGACCACACTGGCGCAAGCATTTGGTGTTACCCCTCGTCCCGGAATTCTGGGCAGTTAA